CCAATCTTTATACGTATAAAAACGTTCATTAGTGACCCACTTCATAGCTTCAGGATCTTTGATTTTAATGCCTTCTTCTAGCATCTCAAGCATCCGTGCAGTTTGAGAGATATGGGCACGCATTGCGTTCAGCTTTTCTGTTTGTACGGATTGAATATCGTTCACTACATCCGGCTCTCCTAACTTTTCTTCCGTGTCGTTAGCGAAAGCAATCGCATGAAATTTTGGCCGTTCGTCCGGTTCCATCTCACGAAGAGCTCGGACTACTGCTCGTGCCGTGGCTTCATGATCGGGATGAACGGCAAAACCGGGGTAGAAACTGATAACTAAAGAAGGCTCCAGCTCATCAATTAAATCTCGTACCATTTGCTTCATTTGTTGATCATCTTCGAACTCGAGTGTTTTATCCCGAAGCCCCATCATACGGAGGTCTTCAATTCCCATTGCTTCTGCCGCTTTTTTTAATTCTTTACGGCGGATATCGGGGAGTGATTCCCGTGTCGCGAATTGGGGATTTCCGAGATTTCTGCCCATTTCACCGAGTGTAAGGCACGCATAAGTTAAGGGAGTTCCTTGTTTTATATATGATGTAATGGTTCCT
The Halobacillus halophilus DSM 2266 DNA segment above includes these coding regions:
- the bshB2 gene encoding bacillithiol biosynthesis deacetylase BshB2, which codes for MIEQERHVLVIFPHPDDEAFGVSGTITSYIKQGTPLTYACLTLGEMGRNLGNPQFATRESLPDIRRKELKKAAEAMGIEDLRMMGLRDKTLEFEDDQQMKQMVRDLIDELEPSLVISFYPGFAVHPDHEATARAVVRALREMEPDERPKFHAIAFANDTEEKLGEPDVVNDIQSVQTEKLNAMRAHISQTARMLEMLEEGIKIKDPEAMKWVTNERFYTYKDWSIDPGR